AAAGAAAAACGGCGCATCTGAGTAGGGGTTTTTctccattttttttcttcttctccattctCACTTTGGTTCTCATACACACTCTTCcttgacacacacacacacacacacacacacacgttgAAGACTCTAGCAGCAAGTGGAAATTACAAAGTTTAGAGCTAAAATTCAAAGATTGCAAAGCTGATTTTCAGTTTCAAATCCTTGTCTTCTCTCACATTTTCTGGAGATTTCAGAGCTTGGTGGAGCTTTAGAACTTGTTTCGGAGCTGAGAGTTTGATTTAAATTCAAATCTCTGTTCGATTCCGCTGATTTTACTATTTCCGGAGCTGCTGAGTTTCAATCGCCTGCTGCGACTGCTGTTATTCCTGTCCAAATGGCTGCTGAGCTTTCTAACTTCTTTACTCTGCCTTGTTTGTAAAGAACTACTAAAGAAGTGGAGAAATCTGTTGTAGAGCTTATAAATTTGGTTGAGGAAAAGAAGAGGAAAGAAGGGCATGTTGCTCTCGGATTTGACATTGAATGAAAGCCCAGTTTTAGAAAGGTCAGTTTTGAAATCTTTGGAATTAATATATTGATGATTATCAACCTGTTTACCTGAAATGAATACTAAGTGGTGCCAGATTAAGCCACAATTTGCTCTATTTTGTTCTTTATTTTTCCCTTTCCTAGCAGATTAACTATCTTTATCTAAAATGCATTTTTTTAATTTGGTCAAAATACAGCATCAACTTTGTTCAATTCAACTCATAAGATATAAACGATGTGTTATCAAATCTTATGCCTGTAGCCGTATGTTATTACCGTATTATGGCTGCCATTTTTATTTAGTAGTTTAAAAATTGTTGAGAATGAAATATTCATATCTTAATGACATCAATTTGTCTAGAAGGGGAATATTAAATGTCAAGTTATAGTTGACTTAACAGAAGCTTGTGATGCATTTGCTTAAATTGAAAGTGTTTTGCTTTGTCAAGGTTAAATCAATTTATGTTGAATATTTACCTTCCACATGGAATGAAGAGAAAGTGCGTGACTACTTTGTCAAATTTGGTGAAATTGAGAGTATCGTTCTTGCAAAAGATATCTTTTCCAATGTTATATCTATAATTTATGGCCTCTCAATAATCTCAAATCAACTTAGAAAAATGAATAATCAATGAACCGcgcagttgctttaggcgcgttattttaataatttaccttcttaaactcgggtgcgcatttatgtgacccaaatccaaatctcaacaacgttatataaaatgtgttgcggactacgggtgcatttatgtgacatggttcaagacatattttaaatgacgttgcaatcttcctaaaaatgaataaaagcgacTATAAAGTTACATTCAaaccataggctaaaatatgtactaaaatcagataatgagccaataataacagttgagcgaccgtgctagaaccacggaacttgggaatgcctagcaccttctccagggttaacagaattccttacccggatttctgtgttcgcagactgtaatacagagtcaatctttcctcgatgcgggatttaaaaccggtgacttgggacaccataattatcccaagtggagactctgaatttttaataaaataatcccgtttcgattgtcactttaagttggaaaaaactcccttatactctcccttccgggggtgtagtaaaaaaggtgtgacagctctggagactCTCCTATGAGCGCGATTTTTcccccgtttgaatactccgtgggaaacattttttgaaagatttgaccgcaccctgcttccgaggttgcctacatatcgttggctataaaggaatcaggtcagtgtagttcgggaagtttcggtagctgggactaccatgaagctgtgatttcactgttgctgctgctgctactgcttactgaactccttattacaccatgccaaaataaaaaaagctagattaaactatgatctatgcattacaacaATCTTATCTAGGtcatcaaacttgatcttgtaacTCATGTTGCCTTGTTTGACTTGTATTTTATAGATGAAGTCCCTTTGTTGCGGACTTGAATTGTGATCTGAGACACTTTCCTTTTTCTtcgggtggacgcctgattgctgaacccgAATTATAATTtgagatgctttccttttctccaggtggatgcctgattaccgaaacttgaactgtttccctTCCTTAAACTGGTGTTGTTCTCCCTTGCTCTCTAAGTGatcaccttattgccaaaatttTATCTGGATTCCTCTGTTTTCCAAGTGGACGCCTAatttctgaacttgaactgtatttccgtgctctctaggtgggcgtctgattgcttaacttgaactatattcccatgctttccaagcgggctcctgattgctaaacttgaatgtattccttgctctccaggcgggctcctgattgcttacttgaaatgtattccctgctctccaggcgggctcctaattgctgaacttgaaatgtattccctgctctccaggcgggctcctaactattgaacttgaaatgtattccctgctctccaagcgggcttctgactgctgaacttgaaatgtccctgctctccaggcgggctcctgactgctgaacttgaaatgtattccctgctctccaggcgggctcctgacttcgcaAAATAGACAtaacaaagaaatttttttgcccccgtttgggtatctgggcacacaggtaagtgtaaaacggatcatattaccaaatatcaataagaacttgaaagctaaaacttgaattgtactcccttgttctccagacgggctcctgattgctgacttgaaatacattccctgctcttcaggcgggctcctgactgccgacttgaaatgttttccctgctctccaggcgggctcctacttcaacaaaatagacaaacaaagaaattttttctgccccagtttgggtatcttggcacatatgtaagtgtaaaacgaaccacattaccaaatatcaataaaaacttgaaaactaaaacttgagttatactcccttgttctccaggtgggctcctgattgctgacttgaaatgtattccctgctctccaggcggacttctgactgctaaacttgaatgtattccctgctctccatgcgggctcctgactgctgacttgaatgtattccctgctctccaggcgggctcctgactgctgacttgaaatgtattccctactctccatgcgggctcctgattgctgaactgaatgtattccctgctctccaggcagactcctgattgctgaactgaatgtattccctgctctcaaggcgggctcctgattgctgaacttgaatgtattctctgctctccaggcgggctcttgactgctgacttgaaatgtattccctgctctccaggcgcgCTCCTGatttctaacttgaaatgtattccccgctctccaggcgggctcctgacttcaagatagacaaaacaaagaatttgaaagctaaaatttaaattgtactcccttgttctctaggcgggctcctgactgctgcgctcgAAAGTATTCCTTCTCTCCAGGCAacctcctgacttcaacttgaaatgtattccctgctctccaggcgggctcctgacttcaacttgaaatgtattccctgctctccaggtgggctcctgacttcaaaataaacaaaaggaacagagtaaaggacaagggaaatagatgattcctaacaagaaaactacagagTAGAAACCTATCacatgtggataccaactctaatgaccatgacatgcacatgttgattaagtggcctaatctgccAAACAAATCTGATGTTTAACTCTTGTTATACCCttgaaccgtgaaactgggcttcaatgctctgattatccaatctgattccaatccttattcgacttgtagtgcccgaagggttttcaccatcaagcctctctcattttgttctttctctcaacttaccgtcgccttacggtacccacgagggttttcaccaataagactctcatttttggatttctatccGCTCCCGTCGCCctatggtgcctgtgagggttttcaccgataagactctcattttcattattattatttttttctgcttggaccatagtgttgcccctgatatgaattaactctccttgcttgacttggcatctctcgaagactgatcggaaggtctttctttggaccgtaacgtgggcttttggatggggttagaaagaaagggtatcaaaacaataaaagaagaagaagagtattgcagagcaaagtaaagagagaattcttattgatattggGATTAATTACAATgaaatagaaccctctatttatagggagagagtgacttagccaccaagtaataaaccctagaatctctaaatatggacattcaccataaataaaattctatttataacatgattatttatttattaattttctgAATAAACGGTGTGACTCAAAGCCTGCTTTATTTCGCTCTAGCCATAATGGCCACATTATGCAGTTGAGACATCGTGCATATTATTATAAGCTGTAAATGTAAAATATTTTTCGGAGGAAGCTCCAATAGATCTGAGGTTACATTTGCTTCCATTTGAACTACATATGCTCCAAGCTGGTTAAGACTTTATTAGATTTTTTGGTTGAGTTACTTGTTTATTCATCGCGGTCTACGTCTTGTGAGCACTGTTGTTTATGTGCTAGCTGAGTACTTAGTTTATTTCATTTGAGCTTAATAAAACTATTATGGTTGCTGGGAATCGTTGTAGGTTGATTTGAGATAGTACAAAAAATGGAGTTAGTTTCATGTACAGAGGAGACAACCAAAATTTCTTTACACTTAAGAGGCTCGCTAGGATGGGTGAAACCCCCCGTCACAACCCCTATCTGGGTCCTGACAATAAGACTGCGAATCTCTAAATTTAGAAATCAATATATGGTTCTCGAAAGTTAAGATTAATAATTTGCAAGTCGTTTTAGAGATGAAATACTGAGACATGTATTATGAAATGAGGAAGATGGACTTCAACGGGTTTGTGGTAGGACCTATTGGAGAAAACATATGAAGTACTAACTCTTGGTCTCACTCTAATGGGAATTGCAGGGAATTGTGAATCCCTGAATGTATTGATTGAGACTCGAGGAGAGGAGCAGTTGCACACTGATATCTACGTTAATCTATCAAATGAATGAACTTTTGAAGAATCCAATATTTGCAACCCATGCAGTTGTTGCTGCAGGATCTGCTACATTAGCCACAGCTATCACTTATCCTCTCGATAGCCTTAAGGTCCTTATGCAGGTGTTGAAATTGATGATAACTCTGAGCAATCACTTAAATTTGTTATCTTTCACTGAGGGCAGTATTTTTAATGTCTCCTTGTAATTTGGTTATATGTTCCGGTGGAATGAAATGCAGGTGGGTTCAGGTGTCAATAAACAACTCACTGCTGCTGACGCCCTCAATAGGATTAAAGCTTTGTCAGGAACTTCAGGTGACTcaatcaactttttttttttgtcgtGTGGTAACTATAAGTGATGCTTGTCCGCTCTCTCATTTTACTTCATGGGCAAAATTATTTGCTTTAAGAGAAAGGCGAAACGATATCCTGGCTACTTAAACTTGCACCAATTTGTCATCCCGATAGATAAACTTACAATTTTCCCATTTTAATACTTCTACTTTATAAAAATACAAGTAATAAACACCTTCTGCTAAGCGTGTTACTCAATCACTGTGACATGTCTGACACATcatatttttttctattattatttaACATGTGTAATTTGTGGGTCCCAATCTAATTTTACCAACTTATTAAAAAATCTAaaatcttttccttttctcttcaTCTTCACAAGGGTGGCGACCACCACTACAAATTTAATCCACCATAAACACCACCATTCTTCACCCTCTTCAGCTGGACTCCCTTCCTCTTGATAGCACTAAACGCTAGAAAGGACGATCATTTTCCAATTCACAGAAAAAATTTCACATTCCTCTGGCCCCTACTCTTCATCATTTCTTGGGTATGATTTTTTGGGACAAACACACCAGCAGTAATTATTCAACGCCATCTCACAATATCACCATGGCACTAAAGATGCGAAAGAGTACCCTCCACCCCTATATTCTCCTGTCTCCAAACACCACTGTCGGAATTAGTAAAATGTTTAGAACTCGCCGGAATTCCTTTGTCAATGAACATTGGTttgaaagtgaaaaaaaaatcattttaaagcAAAATAACAACCCATTAAAGTTTTGGCTCCATCATTGGTTTGAATGTCACCAGTATCAAAAGAATGACCTGAAAaggtcaattttttatttttttcctttctcttcctTTTCGCCATAGCTCGTGCTCTTCCTTACTTCACATAAAAGGGGATCCATCTTTTTATCTTCATTAATGGAGGAGAAAAGGGGGAGAagggaaggaaagaagaacaagaaagtGAGAATCGAAATTAAAGAAGAGCGAACAAGAGAAAGGGGGAATTGGGGGAGAAGATGGGACGGAAATAATGGGGGACAAAGttggaagaggaggaggagggggTGGAGGACGTGAtaggttttttttaaaaaaattctttctattttgtattttctctGATTTAACTGTTTTTTAAATGAAAATCAACATATGGACGCGCCATATAACCGTGACTTGCACGCATTTTGCCCACATAAGCTATGTTTCAGCCACATACGCATAGTCAACGGTCAAAGGTGTTTATTAATACTTTCTGTCAAGTAAAAGTGTTAAAATGGGATATACCGGGATGACAAACTGgtgcaagtttaagtggccacaAAGCCGTTTTGCCCAAGAGAAATGCTTTATAGGCCTAATAAAATTTCTGACCAGTGCAAAAAAGTTCATTTATCGTAGTGACAGCTGTTTATATGGATATCTtgcttatatattttttttaatcttttatgAACATTGGAGGCTTGTATAGTGGTGTGGGGTGGTTGACACTTGGAAGATCATTGGGTTTGGGAGCTCGCTTTGGTGTTTATGAAATGTTGACTGCATTCTACAAAGGTATGATATTCTTCTGTTGCTTAACTTATTACAATTCATTGCCAGTCTTCTGACCAGAGAATCCAAACCTAGAGAATGTAGGATTTTTGCATGAATCTGTTGGTTTAGATGCTTATCTTACAATGGAAGTTCTAGAATGTTCACTCCATTAGAGAAAACATATAGGAAAGGATCACCCAAAAATCAAAATATATTCCAAAGGAATAGTTCCCCAGCTAGGAGCTACTTTACCATATTCCAAAACAAATGGTTTTAATAAATGCCGAACTCAGTTCGTCTTGGGGAATATCTTAAACTTTTTTCACTAGTTTCTCTGGGTCAACAAGTAATAAGAAAACACCATTACTTTTGGAGTAATATAAGATTTCTTTAACTATCATTTTCTCAACTCTATGATTAGAATTGTGAAATTTAAAGTTTTTCCTATCACTAATATATTCACATAGTTTCTATGTTATAAATATTATAAAAGAAAAGGTTGAATAATGATCGAAATTGGACAAAAAATTGGTCAAATTGGCCATCGATAGCTGAACAAGCTTAATTGGGACGAGAGAAGAATGTCTTGTTCACTGAAACTATTTATAGCAGTGGAAAAAAGGAAATATTGGAAGTGATGCACTACGGTGTTATATGAATGAATTGAATAGTTCTGACTTTTGAGTATCGTTTGCTTCGTTCCTCGTTATATAACATATTGTGTCTTCATCTGCAACCCTTCTTAATCAGATGGTCGAGAAGACAACTATGTCCATGTCTCTGAGGCCCTGTTGGCCGGAATTGCTTCTGGAGCAGTGGAATCACTAATAAGTTCTCCATTTGAACTTGTTAAACTCCGTGCTCAGGTTACTTCTGCCTCCCGAATTCCCAGCTCCATGTCAGTTGTTGAAAAGACTGCTGTTTCGCCTTTAATGGCAAAGTTGTTGCCTAGACATTCCCCAGATATTAGGGGATTGAACAACACAGTTGGTCTTTTAACCACTCTTCCCACCAAGCATCCCAATTTGGTCACTGCGTTAAAAGATTATCCATGGATGATGACAGGGTCTGGGAGACCCCCATCTATATCTGATGTTAAGAGGCCGTTAGACATCATCTCTTTGGAAGGATGGGGTGCTTTATGGAGAGGGATGAGATCTGGACTTGCTCGGGATTGTGTGTTTGGCGGGATATTCTTTTCAACGTGGCAATTCCTGCATCAAGCAATGCTTGAATGGAAAGCAGTTGGGATGAATCCCCCACCTAGGTATTGCTTCAATTCTTATGTTAACGCGTTTAATACTTTTGTTCTTGTCCTGGTTTTAAATTCTGGTGTTTGATGTTTTCTGGAGATGTTCTTTGAAGAAAAATTAATATTTCTCCAAAAACAAGTTATTTGGAAAAAAGTGCGTGCTTGGATGACTATCTTTTTCCAGAAATGGTTTGGATATGATGTTGTCTAAGAAACAAAAAGCTAGATTGTTACCTATTACTTTATGGAAGTTTCAATCAAACCCCATATTAAGAAATCTACCCCATGTTATAAATTTGAAGAATATCCATAAATCAATGTGCATTAGACTATTAAGGTTTTTGTGCATTAGACTATTAAGGTTTTTGCAGCATTGTAATACAGggaaaaagtgaaaaagaaaagaaatgaagttAATACATATGTAATATGCTGGAAAAAATAGCATAAATTGAAATGAATTAGAGACTATTTTGAACAATTCAATAGGGAGGAAAGTAGGTGAAGGGATAACAGTTTTGTTTCCAGGTCAGTTGCCAAGTGTCTATCTTGTCACTTGCCCAATTCAGTTTTAAATAACTTTGATCATCGAGACTTGTTTTCATTCAGATCTGATGAAGAAATTGGCCCATTGTCTCCTTTAGCTGTTAGTCTTGCGGCTGGATTCTCTGGTTCACTTGCTGCTGCTGCTTCTCACGGTTTTGATACTGCTAAATCTCGTTCGCAATGCATTGTTCTGCCCAAGGTATGTTGCCTGACCAGGTTTCAATCATCTGTATTTGATCACCTGCATGATATTCTGCTATATGAAATATCTACCCAAATACCTTAATGCTCAAAGATGATCTTGGGTGGTCAGTTCATTTGGCAGAATATGTTACAAGTATTTGATAGCTTACTAATTGCTAGTATATTACATATTTGTAAAGTTAAGCATCATAAAAAATCCTTGAGTTGGGCATATCCATGCTGTGGGATGAGTTGGTGTGTCGGGCAAGCTTCTATGGTCAATTCAACCTATTGGCCTTAGAGTTGGTTGAAGTACTTTTAAAACTGGTCAATTCCATTTGGGGGGGTGGGGAGGTTGTACAATGCCAACAGTAGTCAATCAGTTACAACTTAATCCACAACTAGATGAAGGTTGGCTATATGAATGCCCTGTATTCGTTTCGCTCTATTCAGGCCTGAAGTAATTTCTAAGTCATCTGTATTTGGTGGGTGTATAGTTTTTCTCAAATATTATCTCTTTTCGTCttattgagccgagggtctatcggaaacaacctctctactcctcCGGGTAGGGGTAAGCTCTGCGTACACACTGCCCTCccaagaccccacttgtgggagtTATTGTTGTATAGTTTTTCTCAAATGCTGCTACTCTGCCAGGATTTGTGGTTTGTGCATGAATTCATTAGTTAGTGATGAACATTTTTGTTCATTATGTGGCAATTACGGCCCCGGTGCAAAATCATGAGACTTTGATAGGTCTTTTGCAAATTATATCTCTTGTTGGTGAGCTTTTTGTACCCATTCCCCCCTTAGGATAACATGCATTGTGTATGGGGTTAGTATTGGTGGTTGTTGGTTTGGGGGTAGAGTAGATGAGAATGTGTATGTGCAACCATATAATTGGAGCATCTGTTACATGTAGAGGCTATAATCGTACCAAGTAAATGCTTCAGCAACTTTTGACCTGTTGTCCTCGGGTTTTCAATGTTATTAGATGTATAAAACATGTGTTTCTTGGTTGTTATTATGGTATTTGTGAGAACATTTGGTGTTCTCTTTTTCCCAATAGGTGCAGGCCTTGTGGATTATCCTCTTCCTTACTCTTTATGTGCAGTTTGTATCCATGGAGAGAAGGTTTCTTAAATGGCAACTACCTGG
This genomic stretch from Nicotiana sylvestris chromosome 9, ASM39365v2, whole genome shotgun sequence harbors:
- the LOC104238122 gene encoding mitochondrial arginine transporter BAC2 — protein: MNELLKNPIFATHAVVAAGSATLATAITYPLDSLKVLMQVGSGVNKQLTAADALNRIKALSGTSGLYSGVGWLTLGRSLGLGARFGVYEMLTAFYKDGREDNYVHVSEALLAGIASGAVESLISSPFELVKLRAQVTSASRIPSSMSVVEKTAVSPLMAKLLPRHSPDIRGLNNTVGLLTTLPTKHPNLVTALKDYPWMMTGSGRPPSISDVKRPLDIISLEGWGALWRGMRSGLARDCVFGGIFFSTWQFLHQAMLEWKAVGMNPPPRSDEEIGPLSPLAVSLAAGFSGSLAAAASHGFDTAKSRSQCIVLPKFVSMERRFLKWQLPGKRFERWTGIHPADRNILFRGLGLRMARSGLASFVVVGGYLFAINQLLPK